The following proteins come from a genomic window of Malus domestica chromosome 02, GDT2T_hap1:
- the LOC103413585 gene encoding non-specific lipid transfer protein GPI-anchored 13-like isoform X2, which translates to MNVTLALGLPAVCKAPANVSKCPELLHLDPKSPEAQAFYQLEGNSTKTASSLAPSTTVEGPTIASMGSRSSSGAARQNIVGLLQ; encoded by the exons ATGAATGTAACGCTTGCTTTAGGTCTGCCTGCTGTTTGCAAGGCCCCTGCGAATGTCTCCAAGTGTCCCG AACTTCTGCATTTGGATCCTAAATCACCAGAAGCTCAAGCTTTCTATCAATTGGAAGGCAACTCTACTAAAACTGCCAGCAGTCTTGCTCCCAGTACTACTG TGGAGGGTCCAACGATTGCCAGTATGGGGTCAAGATCTAGCAGTGGGGCTGCTCGACAGAATATCGTCGGTCTGTTGCAGTAG
- the LOC103413585 gene encoding non-specific lipid transfer protein GPI-anchored 13-like isoform X1, whose amino-acid sequence MNVTLALGLPAVCKAPANVSKCPELLHLDPKSPEAQAFYQLEGNSTKTASSLAPSTTGNCVEGPTIASMGSRSSSGAARQNIVGLLQ is encoded by the exons ATGAATGTAACGCTTGCTTTAGGTCTGCCTGCTGTTTGCAAGGCCCCTGCGAATGTCTCCAAGTGTCCCG AACTTCTGCATTTGGATCCTAAATCACCAGAAGCTCAAGCTTTCTATCAATTGGAAGGCAACTCTACTAAAACTGCCAGCAGTCTTGCTCCCAGTACTACTGGTAACTGTG TGGAGGGTCCAACGATTGCCAGTATGGGGTCAAGATCTAGCAGTGGGGCTGCTCGACAGAATATCGTCGGTCTGTTGCAGTAG